TGTATCCAGTGGTTTACAGAAGGTCCAGGTCTGTTTGCTAAGAAAGAAAATGCTTATAACCCAGAGCCCACTGAACCACACACACCTGCAATTTTGACCCCACCATCAAGTTTTGATATGGGTTCCCTCTTTAATCCTGTCCCTTAACTGAAAGTTAACATaattgaatgaaaacaaaaataaagatgcaGAAAGGAGCAATAGACAATAAAGGGTGTTAGATGGAATAATGAAGGggttaatgtgatatatataaAAGGCATGCATTTCAATCACCAAAATTTTGACATTGTACCATGATCATTTGTAATAAGAATGCTTTAAAATTATATAGACATATAGATATCGCAGATTGTAAGGTGCTTATGTATTTTCTGCTCATCTAAAGAGAGTTATAAAGTATGTGAAGAATAACTGATCCCAAGAACCACCACCAGGTCAGAATTATCTCACTTCCGAATTACCTTCTTTCCATCTGAGCTCTTGTAGAATGTCCATGAGAAGCATGTTCTGGGTTTGGAGCCCCTCTAGGGTTTCTGTGGGGGACAATAAGACTTAACACTAGATGAGGATGTACATTGTACTTGCTTTTTGtagtttttcaaaaatcatatGCTATCACatgattaaaatattgaaatacacaaataattttattCCAGTCCCTTTCCTTAACTACATTAGTTTGATTTCTGCCTGAAAAGATGTGATTGGTAACTTAGAATCACACCTTTTACCCTGATTAAAGGACTAAAGGTAAAGGACTCCAGAAAGGTTGATTTAAAAGCAGACACTTCAGTGCAAGGTCTTTGTCAAACACTTTTCATGAATGCAGACGATCCTCACGTTAGAATTTAATTAGCATAAAGGAGATGTATGGTTGCTCAGGTATGTTAAATTTGTCTCCTTAAGGAGGAATTTAGGAACTATGAAAACACCATCTTTCAGAACATCTTGCACCTACTCTTCTTACACACCTgacctttgttttatttctatgtctttctgtaaGACTCCAAAGGATAAAGTAAACATTGTatttgagacacctgcattgATTATCGACCTAGTGTTTGGCATGCGGTATGCTTTGAATAAATGTGAATTAATAAGTGAGTGAATGTGCAAATTGACTTGGGAACTACATCTGATCATTGTGAGACTTGTTTTGAGAAGAAAACATGAGGAACTAAAAGTGGCAAAAGCTATCATGTTGCTATCATGTTGCTATATTGTGTAATGATACCTATTAGAACTGCTACAAGAAAACAATCCAGCAATCTGTAAAGATGGTGCATACCAACTCTAATATTACCTTTATTTTGGTCAACAACATTTTGGATCTGAAgaaatttttcttcattgttttgaaTCCATTGGTTAAGGCTCTGCATCATGCTCTCTGAGGCCTGAACGTCTAAGAACAAGAATTCACAACACGGACGTAATAATGCTCAACTATTAATCAAGTAGTTTGAAGATtattaagtttaatttttataattgttttctttAGAAGAACTTTGCAAAACTATAAAAAGATACTTGATTAAGAATGCCTTAATGTACCCACTATTATccctaaaataaatctgtttctgAAATGAAAGTGTCATCTCAATTTCTTATAAGACTGAgttctggagccagcactgtggcatactaggttaagtctctgtctgtgatgccagtatcccatatggactctggtttgtgtcctggctgctcctcttctgatccaactctctgctgatggcccaggggagcagtggaagatggctcaagtgcttgagctcctgcagctgtgtgggagtcctggaggaagctcctggttactggctttggattggcacagctccagttgttgcggccatttggggaatgaaccagctaatgaaagacctctctctatctctctccttttctctgtctttaactctacctctcaaataaataattaaatctttaaaaaaattggatttaacttaataaaacaaacaacagaaagcAAGTCTCCCAAAAAATCTGTTGGCATCATAACCGATTCActgatttttatgtatataatgtAACTTAATATTTAAAGTTCTAGAATTTTGAGTTTCAAACTGATTTTATCACTAAAAACTACTATTTATACATTAAAATGTTGCTGGAGGCATGGACTGCTTGAATcacttataaattattttctattgtcAAAGTAAATTTGTCAAGCTAAATTTCTTAATAACCTGTAacttctaaaataataataattactaattattttcaatattatctatataaattaaaaatctataaCTTCCCTTGGTAAAATCTGTGATTACTAATAGCCCACAAGGTCAAGTTCATCTAGGAAAAAGCTGTGAGTTACATGTTACTGTTTGTTTCCTGTTCTCTATTAATTGTGGAAATAAGACAGCTATCATAAAATAATATCTgcaatgtttaaataaatatgataacCTGACAAAGAATCATGCCTTATTTTTACTCAGTTGATCAGACTTACACTGATATCCAAAGAATCCACACAATCCCAAGAGGAGCAGGCTGAGAACTCCCAGGATCACAGGAGTAATTGCATGTAGACACCGTGAAAAAGAagctgagaagcagaaagaatgcTCATCAGAAATGTGAATTCCTGCTACTTGAAAGATcaatattaatattttccatCCCATATGCTTCTCAAAATATCTGAAATTTTCTGAAAGATAATGTTCAGTGGTGAATtactgaatgagaaaaaataaaatgatttaattttgtgtaggagtgggcatttggcctggtcattaagatgtcacttgagacacctgcatcctatactggagtcctggttctggctcctgatttcagcttcctgctgatatacaccctggaaggcagtgtgatggttcaagtgtttagGTTCCTGGTAGctacatggaagacttggactgagctcctgactcctggcttttgagaagtgaataagcaaatgggagcctctctctctacctctcagatcaatacatttttttaaaaaaaaataagaagtgtaTGGCCtacattgtggtataacaggtaaagcaagCATCCTCTATGGGTTCGTGTCCCTGTGATGATGGCATCGCACATTGGCACCAgtttgtgacctggctgctccacttctgatccagttccctgctaatggccttggaaaagcagtagaaaatggtccaactgTCTGTGGGGAGAGagtattctatctgctggctcacctcccagatggccacaatggccagggttgagctaggctgaagccaggagccaggagcttcaaccatgTGTGcagtgacccaaacacttgggccatactgcttttcccaggccattagcagggagctggatcagaagtggagcagctgggacatgaactggtgcccatgtcgGATGCCCACTTCTCAAGCAGAaactttaccctctgtgccacaatactggttcctaaataaaaaaaaaaatacagtgaaattctagatggctatgcacatgaaacctcagatggaagcagtttctgcaagctggcactgcgtCCCCCCGTAGAATCTACCTGCTGGAACCGGTCTTGACTGCAATTCCCAGTTCTACCCCTTTTCAGTATGAGGTAGCTAGAATGGTCATCAGTCACTGCCCAGTttccctaacagaagttagggtccatccttctgggggagggaatgtgaggagtcagtgGGGTTAATAGGCAATCAGTGATTATCAACTATGGAAAATTTTTGCAGCCCAGCTCACTGCTGTAAATATCTGGACATTTTTCATATCATAGCTGAGGGGGCTGATGCTACTGGTATCTAATGGTCAGAAATCAGGGAGTAATCTTGAACATAGTGTAATTACAGAAAAGCCTTCCATAACAAAGAGTTATTCATGCCAATGTCACAATACTGAAGTTAAGAAACCCTGCTCTAACTAGATGATATTGTTTGTGATCAAAAGGAAGCAAACATGTAGTAgtgctcttgattttttttcgaTTTTTACAAATTTGCTGAATTTTAAACCTTGATCATCTTGcttaaaattctgattttttgtaTAAGGAAACAAGTCTAAATTTAGACAAATGGcttcttccttatttatttattttttgacaggcagagtggacagtgagagagagagacaggtcttccttttgctgtcggttcatcctccaatggccaccgcagccggtgcactgcgctgatccgaaggcaggagccaggtgcttctcctggtctcccatggggtgcagggcccaagcacctgggccatcctccactgcactccctggccacagcagagagctggcctggaagaggggcaaccaggacagaatccggcgccccaaccgggactagaacccggtgtggcggcgccgcaggcagaggattagcctattgtgctgcagcgctggccttccttatttttaaatgtttcttttctatgtgaaattttcaaacatttccCTTTGTTGTACTTCCATATGTTTGGAAATAATAcactgaggctggtgttgtggtgcagtgagtcaaGCTGCCATTTGTGAAGCTGGCAGCTcatattggagtcctggttgctccgcttctgatccatcttcctgcttatgtgcctgggaaagcagcacattgATGACCTAAAAATTTGGACTGTGCCATCCTCgtagaagacctagatggagttttacactcctggcttctgtttggcccagctctggccattggggtcattcAGGAAGTAAACTAggagatgaaaaatctctctgtttttccttctctcaatcattttgccttttaaataaataaataggggctggtgctgtggcacagtgggttaacgccctggcctgaagtgccgaaaATCCTTAGGGCCACAGGTtggagacccggttgctccacctctgatccagctctctgctatggcctgggaagcagtagaagatggcccaagtccttgggcccctgcacccatgtgggagacccagaggaagctcctggctccttgcttcgaattggcacagctctggccattgcggccatttgtggagtgaaccattggatggaagacctcactgtctctctctgcctctcctctctctgtgtaactcttactttcaaataaacaaataaatatttaataaataaataaatcttaaaaaataaaatattctaatctTTATATTTTGTCTAAATACAAAAATTCCTAATAGTAGTAActtgaaaatagtaaaataacaaaatgaaccTTACTACTCAaaaagaaatactgcaagctaataaaatcttatatatatacatatatctatatataatatattttaccaTTCACATTGGTGGTATTAGGAATTGGGATCCATTCATCctctggagggggagggaggggaagatcCGACTTTGGCTCCAGCTCCACGATAGGAATTGTCTCTGTCTTGTCTGCAATTTCTTCTAGCATAGAACATATATAATTAAGCCAACATAAAAATTGAATACataattaatataaaacaaatgagattaaaattatgtctaacATTCTTATTTTGAAAGATCTTTTGAAATATAGTACAAATACAATAGTGGAAGATAAATCAGAAAATCACATTTCAACCCAGTAGCCCATTTAGCCCTCCTAAAATGATTTAAGCTGattaaatttactttttgaatAGCCAGGGAATAGATTAGTTGGTGTTAATTGTATTAAAGGCACTCTCAGatatttctaagaaatatttttagataGACCTCTATTAAAATCATAACTAGCAAAGATGACAAAGacaattaagtaaaattttactttcattaAAAAGCCTTAGGACATTCGGATTAAAAACATACCTGGAGGTTGTTCACAGTCTGGAGCATCTGACATTATGAGAATtgtttttgacttctttttccaGTGGTGAAGAAGAGCCTGTGACGGTGTTGGCAGGTGAATGAGGTGATATTTCCACCTACTATGCTCCTAGAGTGGATAAAAGTCCAGAGCCAACCCAATGTGAGGCAGTGACTTTCAGTTGTACAGTACAAACCACAGAGGAAATGTGAATTTATAGCTGAAACATATTTCTAACAGTCTTACAAAAGCTAAAATTGTCACTATTTAGCTAAATTATGTGCAAGCTTTCTAAGAGCAGCTGGCTTGTACAAGTACCCTTTATTTtgctggaaatttaaaaaattaattaagaaaatctcctgtcttcaaaaaattataatcaaaagaTCTAGAGGGAAAATTTCCATGAATTAGTATAGTGTAGGAAAACATAGACATGCAGAAAACAAGGAATTATTTTCCAGAagaacaaaaaaatgaataatattggAAATAGCAGATAATTTGTTAATCAAAGGTAGAAATCACATGTTAAAATCTATCCATACAATGACAGGTAGGCTTAGGTTTCTTGATGACTCCCCCCCCAACCTTTTTTTTCAATTAAGGGTGAGTTCTATTTATAGAAATATGACTGGGCAACCACAAAAAAAAcctatctttattatttattttatacatataagCAAAGTTCAATATTTATAGTGAATAGAAATAGATATTGCATCCAAACAAAAATAGATATATGGCTTTCTCATTGGGGTTATAACCTCAGAGAAGTTAATTCGTGTTTGAGCTAGTCTGGCTGAAACCACATGAGATACTTCAGATAAGGGCAATTTCCCATCCTTCCATGTATAGTTCAAAAGTCTTACAAGAAATCCTAAAAATATATCCTATCTTATGTTTTCATGTATGAAAAAAACCCTGATTGATTATAAAAGATTATAACTTTGCAATATACCAAAAAGTTTCCATAGTGTCAGATGTGAGAGgagtcttaatttttaaaatatgaattatcgGTTTTCTGCTTATATtgcaactgatttttttcttttcactttttgatCTGACTCAAAATTTTAAACTCTGATTTGATTGTTTTGAAGATGCAGGGCCTGTGGTGGCTCCATGTGCGCTAAATGTGTGTGCGATGGGATCAAGCATGCCTTTCTTTTTAAGGAgcagaaaatcaccgtgaatgtttTGAAGCTATAAGCACAGAGTCAGAaagctaaattaaaaatatgaagtttctgggggtcagtgttgtggagtattaggtaaagctgttgcctgcaatgttggcatcccttaAGAGAGCCTGTTCACGTCCTGGTtgatccacttccaacccaactgcCTGTTGATGGTCTGGGagacaacagaggatggtccaactgtttgggctcctgtacctacacgatgaatctcctggctcctgactttggcctggccctggcctttacttccatttggatagtgaatcagcgatggaaggtctctttccccctttctctctgtaactctgaagttcaactaactaactaaataaataaataaaaatttttgggtaattaaaaaatgttaagtcaGATTCAGATAACCATTGATAACAAGGAGGAAAAAGTATCAATAATCAATACTTAATGATCACttataataagaaaatacaaaaaataacatGATGTCTACATTATTCTACATTACCCATCTGTAGACAAATCCATTTCATTTGAATGAAATGATTTTATTCATGATAAGGTTAACCACCTCTCCACTTGGGtagttatatacattttaaagaggGAATAAAGAATGAGTTAGAAGGCTAGTTCTTTATGATTTGTAGTTTAGGAGTAAAATGCAAATTGCATGCTAATAGGCActtaaaatacaatataaaaaagtaaaagaagaaagaagatgaaAAGCAACAATTAATAAATTGCTTAttaattttatgagaaaattgTTGACATTGGCCATTCTGCAAGTGGAGATATTAAGGGAGAAACAAATATTATTAAGGTTTGCTTCCTTGTTAGGCACCGTGTTATTcattgttttataattattttcttttttatttttcttttttatttttttaaatttatttgacaggtagagttagacagtgagagagagagagagacagagacaaaggtcttccttccattggttcaccccccaaatggctgctatggccggagctatgctgatccaaagtcaggagccaggtgcttcctcctggtctctcatgtgggtgcaggtgcccaagcacttgggccatcctccactgccttcctgggcacaggagagctggactggaagaggagcagccgggactagaaccagcgcccatatgggatgcctgtgccacaggtggaaaattacccaagtgagccacagtgccagccccaattattttgttttattatattttattgttttattgtgttttaaaGGAAACTCTTCCCAGTTGTCTGCTTCTCAAAGGACATGGGCAGTTGGTGTGGCCTCCATTCTTCCATGTAAGGAGGGCACCATGAGGGGTGACAGAGGCCATGGTCGTGGTGGGTAATTTGGTTCCAGGGTGGGCTGGGGAAAGGTTCAGGCCCTTTGTGTCACATCTCCCATTTAATTTCAGTTTTGTGAAATGGCTTTCTCCTGGGTCAAGCCAGCTCCTGATAAAACTTCCTTCAGTGCAGCTTTGCTGACAAGAAATCAGGACGACCTGGCTTGCTACCAATTCTGCTGCAGaggtctctttcctttctttagtgacaaaaataaaaaaaaaaaagtgattgacaCTTTGTTAGTGGCTCCAGGGACATTTGAAGTGCAAATGGAAGAATTTCAACAGGTAGGATCTTATAAAAAGGGAATAGTGATTACAGGAAGCAATGTGGCTGACCTGGTGGGCACACGGAAGATTCTGCCAGCATTGGAAGCTGGTGCTGCCCTGGAGAGCTAAGTCGTTGAAAGCACAGGATCCTTGGAAAATTCAGTTCTTCTGATAccaataaaaagatgaaaagatatGAAAATGACGTAAACAACAGTTCTGGAACCGAAAGTAGAATAAATAGGATGGAAAATTAAGTAGAGAGACTCTACAGTAGATATGAACAGGCAGAAGAAACAACtaacaaactttaaaataagaCTGCTAAGATTAGAGAGTCTGAAGAATACaatgacaaagaaggaaggaaagtgaaCAATACTTACTAAGATGTGTGATCAAGATTAAGAGGATAATAATACACATTAAGGGAATCCCAGagagcaaagaaaagaagaaaaggtgtTCAGAGattatttgaagaaatagaaaacttttcAGATTTGGTGAAAGACATTAATCTAAAATCCAAGATACTAAAAGTTATAGGTAGATACTTAAAAGAACCCCTAGAATCAAACTGGTAAAAGCCAGAGTCAAGGGGATGAtcttgaaaacagaaagaaggaagcaacTCATTTTACATAgggttttttcataaaattgtcACCCAACTTTTTATCAGAAACCTCAGAGACCACAGGCAGCCAAATGATATATCTAAAatgctaaaaatagaaaaagtccaCGGTCTCCTTTTGCAGGGGATTATATACTTGGCAAATCCACTCTTCAAGAAGGAGGAACAGCTAAGTGAAAGCTAAGGGAGTTCATTACTAATCCATAAGCAATGCTAATGTGGTGCTTCATGGATAAATAAAGGAGGGAAGACAGCCAAAGtcttaagaagaaataaatatttcttgtaaaggtaaataaagcaaatataaaaGCCAGTATTACTGTGATATTGGTTTACAACTTCactttttagattttctatgtgcTGCAAAACAAAACTCCTCACAAAATTTAGAAATTTGTTACTGAGCACATAATCTGTGAAAAAATGATTGTGACATCCATAGCATTAAGGGAGCAGGAGTTAGTAGGAACATAATTTTTGCATACTATTGAAGTTAGTATCCATTCAAAGTAGGaataagccaattaaaattaaacactttgaaccaaaatgataaatatgtaaAGGCAAGGACTATTGCTTAAGGAGATTAAAACATAGGAAAGGTACCCCATAATTATGGAGTAGAATAATCAATATTATTAGATTACTAGATTCaatataacatatatacatatatcaaaatccTAACATTTGCATTTGCTGAAATAGAACAATTCATCCAGAAATTTATATAAAACTCTAAGACTCTGAGTagccaaaaacaaaagaaagaaaaaggaagaaagaaaaagaaaatgaagctctCATACTTTCCGATTTCCAAACTTATTAAAAGCTATAataagccaagacactgtggcataaaaaaaaaatgacctaaatgaaagatctctgtgagtgagatcccagtggaaagaacgggccatcaaagaaggaggtacctttctctgaagggaggagagaacttccactttgactatggccttgtctaagtaagaccggagtttgtgaactcaagaggcttccatagccttggcagctcttgacaagagcctctggtgattactgacatcataaataagagtgtcaattgttaaatcaacaacgggagtcactgtgcacctactccccaagtaggatctctgtccttaatgtgttgtactatgtgaattaatggtacaCCTACTACTCAAACaggactttatactttgtgtatctgtgtgggtgcaaactgttgaaatctttatttagtatataccaagttgatcttctatgtataaagataattaaaaatgaaattttttgttttttgacaggcagagttagacagtgagagagagagacagagagaaaggtcttccttctgttaattcacccctcaaatggccaccacagccagcgtgctgcgctgctccgtagccagaagccaggtacttcttcctggtctcccgtgcgggtgcagggcccaaggacttgggccatcctctactgctttcccgggccagagcagagagctggactggaagaggagcaaccgggacagaactggtgccccaactgtgactgactagaacctggagtgcaggcgcagcaggtggaggattagcctagtgagccaagacGCCAGCCaaaaatgaatctcgatgaagaatgggatgggagagggagtgggagatgggatggttgccggtgggagggag
The DNA window shown above is from Oryctolagus cuniculus chromosome 9, mOryCun1.1, whole genome shotgun sequence and carries:
- the LOC103349038 gene encoding C-type lectin domain family 9 member A-like is translated as MSDAPDCEQPPEEIADKTETIPIVELEPKSDLPLPPPPEDEWIPIPNTTNVNASFSRCLHAITPVILGVLSLLLLGLCGFFGYQYVQASESMMQSLNQWIQNNEEKFLQIQNVVDQNKETLEGLQTQNMLLMDILQELRWKEANRPGPSVNHWIQHRDHCYNQTTETVSWFQCPYLCSTVNATFLKTERSTLMNIMPLLSVSHAWLGLSYKQEANEWKWEDGSTASPDLGLPEPSVEYQGKCAYLKADTIGADDCNTTSSCICEKAIC